One window from the genome of Amycolatopsis sp. NBC_01480 encodes:
- a CDS encoding SDR family NAD(P)-dependent oxidoreductase, with the protein MSGTVLVLGGRSEIGTAVASRLAAGGARRFVLAARPGADLSAQVTALRSAGAETVVTADFDADDLAAHRPFLDGLIAEHGPLDVVVLAFGILGDQSRAETDAVHAAAIVHTDYVAQVAVLTHAAELLRAQGSGSLVVFSSVAGVRVRRANYVYGSAKAGLDGFASGLADALHGTGVHLLVVRPGFVVGRMTEGMTPAPFSSTPDQVADATVAALRRRRGVVWVPGVLRPFFAVLRLLPRAVWRRMPR; encoded by the coding sequence GTGAGCGGAACAGTGCTGGTACTCGGTGGCCGGAGCGAGATCGGGACGGCGGTCGCGTCGCGGCTGGCCGCGGGCGGGGCGCGGCGGTTCGTGCTGGCCGCGCGGCCCGGCGCGGACCTGTCGGCGCAGGTGACGGCGCTGCGCTCGGCGGGCGCCGAGACCGTGGTGACCGCGGACTTCGACGCCGACGACCTCGCCGCGCACCGCCCGTTCCTCGACGGCCTGATCGCCGAGCACGGCCCGCTGGACGTGGTGGTGCTGGCCTTCGGCATCCTCGGCGACCAGTCCCGCGCCGAAACCGACGCCGTGCACGCCGCCGCGATCGTGCACACCGACTACGTCGCGCAGGTCGCCGTGCTCACGCACGCGGCGGAACTGTTGCGCGCACAGGGTTCCGGCAGTCTCGTGGTGTTCTCCTCGGTGGCCGGCGTCCGCGTCCGCCGCGCCAACTACGTCTACGGCTCGGCGAAGGCCGGTCTCGACGGCTTCGCGTCCGGCCTCGCCGACGCGCTCCACGGCACCGGCGTGCACCTCCTGGTGGTGCGGCCGGGTTTTGTCGTCGGCCGGATGACCGAGGGCATGACGCCGGCGCCGTTCTCCAGCACACCGGACCAGGTTGCGGACGCCACCGTGGCCGCCCTCCGGCGACGCCGCGGAGTCGTCTGGGTGCCGGGTGTGCTGCGGCCGTTCTTCGCCGTGCTGCGCCTGCTCCCGCGCGCGGTGTGGCGGCGGATGCCGCGCTGA
- a CDS encoding TetR/AcrR family transcriptional regulator, which translates to MSPAAGLRERKKLETHRTLATIAVRLVGERGLDQVTVEDIAAEAGVSARTFFNYFASKEDSVVIAYADYVERSRRLVDRLTAQPRELGVRDALVAALRDDLAEIDAERDEWLTRIRIIKENPGLTLRAMSLNSEAVQPTVAALARRSGTDPAKDVYPSLVLSAVGAAVNAALMLWRDLDGKRPLLEIFDEAVAALAGGLADPH; encoded by the coding sequence ATGTCCCCCGCTGCCGGCCTGCGCGAGCGCAAGAAGCTGGAAACCCACCGGACGCTCGCCACCATCGCCGTGCGGCTGGTCGGCGAGCGCGGTCTGGACCAGGTGACGGTCGAGGACATCGCCGCCGAAGCGGGGGTCTCGGCGCGCACCTTCTTCAACTACTTCGCGTCCAAAGAGGACTCGGTGGTGATCGCCTACGCCGACTACGTCGAGCGCTCCCGCCGGCTCGTCGACCGGTTGACCGCGCAGCCGCGCGAACTCGGTGTCCGCGACGCGCTGGTCGCGGCGTTGCGTGACGACCTGGCCGAGATCGACGCCGAGCGCGACGAGTGGCTCACCCGGATCCGGATCATCAAAGAGAACCCGGGGCTGACGCTGCGGGCGATGTCGCTCAACTCCGAAGCCGTCCAGCCGACCGTCGCCGCCCTCGCGCGGCGCAGCGGCACCGACCCGGCGAAGGACGTCTACCCGTCGCTGGTGCTCAGCGCGGTCGGCGCCGCGGTCAACGCCGCCCTGATGCTCTGGCGCGACCTCGACGGGAAGCGCCCGCTGCTGGAGATCTTCGACGAGGCAGTGGCCGCGCTGGCCGGCGGTCTCGCCGACCCGCACTGA
- a CDS encoding MDR family MFS transporter: MSRQQVLQAMSGLMMGIFVAILASTVVANALPRIVSELGGSQASYTWVVTTELLAMTATVPLWGKLSDLYNKKLLIQLSLGLFVVGSLVAGFAPNIELLIASRVAQGIGGGGLTALAQVIMAAIVSPRQLGKFSGIFGAVFAVGTVAGPLIGGVMVDTSWLGWRWCFFLGVPFAIAAIMLLQRTLKLPTIRRDAKVDYLGAFLIMLGVSTLLVWSSLAGAEFAWGSWQTAVLVPAGVVVLALAVFVETKVPEPIIPLKLFRNRTVTLTTVASFLVGVAMFGGTVFLSQYFQLSLGKSPTVAGLMSLPMIFGLLVSSTVSGQLISRTGRWKGHLLLGSVLMAAGLGLLGLIDAHTGIVVLSLFMLVLGIGVGMLMQNLVLVTQNDVPAHDLGAATSTLSFFRSLGGSIGVSALGAVLANRVAALISQGLGPIASAGGEGGKVPNLADLPAPVATVIREAYGTATSDLFLISAPIALLVVVAVAFLKHLPLKTQSGLERMAAEESA; encoded by the coding sequence ATGAGCCGGCAGCAGGTGCTGCAGGCCATGTCCGGGTTGATGATGGGCATCTTCGTCGCCATCCTGGCCTCGACCGTGGTGGCGAACGCGCTGCCGCGGATCGTCTCCGAGCTGGGCGGCTCGCAGGCGTCCTACACCTGGGTGGTGACCACCGAGCTGCTCGCGATGACCGCGACGGTTCCGTTGTGGGGCAAGCTTTCCGACCTGTACAACAAGAAGCTGCTGATCCAGCTCTCGCTCGGGCTGTTCGTGGTCGGCTCGCTGGTGGCCGGGTTCGCGCCGAACATCGAGCTGCTGATCGCCAGCCGGGTCGCGCAGGGCATCGGCGGCGGCGGGCTGACCGCGCTGGCCCAGGTGATCATGGCGGCGATCGTCTCGCCGCGGCAGCTGGGCAAGTTCTCCGGCATCTTCGGCGCGGTGTTCGCGGTGGGCACCGTCGCGGGGCCGCTGATCGGCGGTGTCATGGTGGACACCTCGTGGCTCGGCTGGCGCTGGTGCTTCTTCCTCGGCGTCCCGTTCGCGATCGCCGCGATCATGTTGCTGCAGCGCACACTGAAGCTGCCGACGATCCGGCGGGACGCGAAGGTGGACTACCTCGGCGCGTTCCTGATCATGCTCGGGGTGTCCACGCTGCTGGTCTGGTCCTCGCTGGCCGGCGCCGAATTCGCGTGGGGCTCCTGGCAGACGGCGGTGCTCGTGCCGGCCGGTGTGGTCGTGCTCGCGCTGGCGGTGTTCGTGGAGACGAAGGTGCCGGAGCCGATCATCCCGTTGAAGCTGTTCCGCAACCGCACGGTCACGCTCACCACCGTCGCGAGCTTCCTGGTCGGCGTGGCGATGTTCGGCGGCACCGTGTTCCTGTCGCAGTACTTCCAGCTCTCGCTCGGCAAGTCGCCGACCGTGGCCGGGCTGATGAGCCTGCCGATGATCTTCGGCCTGCTGGTCTCCTCGACCGTGTCCGGCCAGCTGATCAGCCGCACCGGGCGGTGGAAGGGCCACCTGCTGCTCGGCTCGGTGCTGATGGCCGCGGGCCTGGGCCTGCTCGGGCTGATCGACGCGCACACCGGCATCGTGGTGCTGAGCCTGTTCATGCTGGTGCTGGGCATCGGCGTCGGCATGCTGATGCAGAACCTGGTGCTGGTGACGCAGAACGACGTGCCCGCGCACGACCTCGGCGCGGCGACGTCCACGCTGTCCTTCTTCCGCAGCCTCGGCGGCTCGATCGGCGTCAGCGCGCTCGGCGCGGTGCTGGCCAACCGGGTCGCCGCGCTGATCAGCCAGGGCCTCGGCCCGATCGCGAGCGCCGGCGGCGAGGGCGGGAAGGTGCCGAACCTGGCCGACCTGCCCGCGCCGGTCGCGACCGTGATCCGCGAGGCCTACGGCACCGCGACCAGCGACCTGTTCCTGATCAGCGCGCCGATCGCGCTGCTCGTGGTGGTGGCGGTGGCGTTCCTGAAGCACCTGCCGCTCAAGACCCAGAGCGGGCTGGAGCGGATGGCGGCGGAGGAGTCCGCGTAG
- a CDS encoding RNA polymerase subunit sigma-70 produces the protein MTVDDGFGDLLERHRREIRVHCYRMSGSFEEAEDLTQEAFLRAWKGRSSFEGRASVRTWLYRIATNVCLDALARRPRRALPDELAPAADPYAGELAALDRPWLGPFPDRLLDAAAPDDTGAAVVERETIELAFLAAIQLLPPRQRAALVLRDVLDWSAKDTAALLETSVASANSALQRARETLRSRLPARRAEWSAPPVTTAEETALLRRFVAAYESADLSAVADLLREDARAVMPPYPLWFDSRARIIGALSTSFDAESPYFTGRFRMVPIRANRSPAVATYVCRRGESEFRRFGVTVLTVEHGLVAAMAAFETPSFAPYGLPETLEAC, from the coding sequence GTGACTGTGGATGACGGTTTCGGTGACCTGCTGGAACGGCACCGCCGGGAGATCCGGGTGCACTGCTACCGGATGAGCGGCTCGTTCGAGGAGGCCGAAGACCTCACGCAGGAGGCGTTCCTGCGGGCGTGGAAGGGCCGGTCCTCGTTCGAGGGCCGGGCGAGCGTGCGGACGTGGCTGTACCGGATCGCCACCAACGTCTGCCTCGACGCGCTCGCCCGGCGCCCCCGCCGGGCCCTGCCCGACGAGCTGGCCCCCGCCGCCGACCCGTACGCCGGGGAGCTGGCCGCGCTGGACCGGCCGTGGCTCGGGCCGTTCCCCGACCGCCTGCTGGACGCCGCGGCGCCGGACGACACCGGCGCCGCGGTGGTCGAGCGGGAGACGATCGAGCTGGCGTTCCTCGCCGCGATCCAGCTCCTGCCGCCGCGGCAGCGGGCCGCGCTGGTGCTGCGGGACGTGCTCGACTGGTCGGCCAAGGACACCGCGGCGCTGCTGGAGACTTCGGTGGCCTCGGCCAACAGCGCGTTGCAGCGGGCGCGGGAGACCCTGCGCTCACGGCTGCCCGCCCGGCGCGCCGAGTGGTCTGCACCACCGGTCACCACGGCCGAGGAAACGGCTCTGCTGCGCCGGTTCGTCGCCGCGTACGAGTCCGCGGACCTGAGCGCCGTCGCCGATCTGCTGCGCGAGGACGCGCGCGCGGTGATGCCGCCGTACCCGCTGTGGTTCGACAGCCGGGCCCGGATCATCGGGGCGCTGTCCACGAGCTTCGACGCGGAGTCGCCGTACTTCACCGGCCGCTTCCGGATGGTGCCGATCCGGGCGAACCGCTCGCCGGCGGTGGCCACTTACGTGTGCCGCCGCGGCGAAAGCGAGTTCCGCCGTTTCGGTGTCACTGTGCTCACGGTCGAGCACGGTCTGGTGGCCGCGATGGCCGCGTTCGAGACGCCTTCTTTCGCGCCGTACGGCTTACCCGAGACACTCGAGGCGTGCTGA
- a CDS encoding WhiB family transcriptional regulator, producing MELTTTGWLSRAACQDEDPELFFPISEVGPGARQVAQAKAVCARCPVREACLSYALDNGLDNGVFGGTTEVERRKLVRTRTVSAGERHRAA from the coding sequence ATGGAACTCACGACCACCGGCTGGCTGTCTCGCGCAGCCTGCCAGGACGAGGACCCGGAACTGTTCTTCCCGATCTCCGAAGTCGGCCCCGGCGCCCGGCAGGTCGCCCAGGCGAAGGCTGTCTGCGCGCGCTGCCCGGTCCGCGAGGCCTGTCTTTCCTATGCCCTCGACAACGGGCTGGACAACGGGGTCTTCGGCGGTACCACCGAGGTGGAACGCCGGAAACTGGTCCGCACCCGAACCGTCTCCGCCGGAGAACGGCACCGCGCCGCCTGA
- a CDS encoding sigma-70 family RNA polymerase sigma factor has protein sequence MDQEEAVMAVVLEADAALLDSLRLGLDVEATLTRVKDQAREKPSHAFPAHWLPLDGAVTAAVAGDHRAAARLLEIIRPLVVRYCRGRVGGLERAYASADDLAQEVCLAVLTALPSYRDQGRPFLAFVYGIAQHKVADAHRAAARNRTDPVPDPPERAAPGHGPEQLALQGELNDRLSQLLGVLPERQRDIVLLRVVVGLSAEETADAVGSTPGAVRVSQHRALLRLRRALSRHERPEPGA, from the coding sequence ATGGATCAAGAGGAGGCCGTGATGGCCGTGGTACTCGAAGCGGACGCCGCCCTGCTCGACTCGCTCAGGCTCGGCCTCGACGTGGAAGCGACGCTGACGCGGGTGAAGGACCAGGCGCGAGAGAAGCCGTCACACGCCTTCCCGGCGCACTGGCTGCCCCTCGACGGCGCGGTCACCGCCGCGGTCGCCGGGGACCACCGCGCGGCGGCGCGCCTGCTGGAGATCATCCGGCCGCTGGTGGTCCGGTACTGCCGCGGCCGCGTCGGCGGGCTGGAGCGCGCGTACGCCTCGGCCGACGACCTGGCGCAGGAGGTGTGCCTGGCGGTCCTCACCGCGCTGCCCTCCTACCGCGACCAGGGCCGCCCGTTCCTCGCCTTCGTCTACGGCATCGCGCAGCACAAGGTCGCCGACGCCCACCGCGCCGCGGCCCGCAACCGCACCGACCCGGTCCCCGACCCACCGGAGCGGGCCGCGCCTGGGCACGGCCCGGAACAGCTGGCCCTGCAAGGAGAACTGAACGACCGGCTGTCGCAGCTGCTGGGCGTCCTGCCCGAGCGCCAGCGTGACATCGTGCTGCTGCGCGTGGTGGTCGGCCTCTCCGCGGAGGAAACGGCCGACGCCGTCGGGTCCACTCCGGGGGCGGTCCGCGTGTCGCAGCACCGCGCGTTGTTACGGCTGCGGCGAGCGCTTTCCAGGCACGAGCGACCCGAGCCCGGCGCCTGA
- a CDS encoding LysR family transcriptional regulator, which translates to MLDPRLCRSFLAVAETRSFTAAARRLGVGQPTISQHIRRLEGEAGGLLFARDTHAVDLTARGQAMLGFAQTIVDTEERAARHFRGVEVRGRVRFGCSEDFALGVLPGILRRLRRSHPLVDVELHVELSDVLAQRLAEGRLDLVLGKRRPGTGHGPPLRREPLVWIGSEATALEPGQPVPLVQYPMPSVTRQLAVEALERAGLEWRAACLTSSLTGLRAAAAAGLGITVHARGLVPADLVVLPDGLGLPDPGEVEVMLLSRDGAEGPAQALADFVRAKLGTDS; encoded by the coding sequence ATGCTGGATCCCCGTCTGTGCCGCTCCTTCCTCGCGGTGGCCGAAACCCGCAGCTTCACGGCCGCTGCGCGCCGGCTCGGTGTGGGCCAGCCCACCATCAGTCAGCACATCCGGCGCCTGGAGGGCGAAGCGGGCGGGCTGCTGTTCGCGCGCGATACCCACGCGGTCGACCTCACCGCGCGGGGCCAGGCGATGCTCGGCTTCGCCCAGACCATTGTGGACACCGAGGAGCGCGCGGCCCGGCACTTCCGTGGCGTCGAGGTCCGCGGGCGGGTCCGGTTCGGCTGCTCGGAGGACTTCGCGCTCGGAGTGCTGCCGGGAATCCTGCGGCGGCTGCGGCGCAGTCACCCGCTGGTGGACGTCGAGCTGCACGTGGAGCTGTCCGACGTGCTGGCCCAGCGCCTCGCCGAAGGCCGGCTCGACCTGGTGCTCGGCAAACGCCGTCCGGGCACCGGCCACGGCCCGCCGCTGCGGCGCGAGCCCCTGGTGTGGATCGGCTCCGAGGCCACCGCGCTGGAGCCGGGGCAGCCGGTGCCGCTGGTGCAGTACCCGATGCCGTCGGTCACGCGGCAGCTCGCGGTCGAGGCGCTGGAGCGCGCGGGCCTCGAATGGCGCGCGGCCTGCCTCACCTCGAGCCTCACCGGCCTGCGCGCCGCGGCCGCCGCGGGCCTCGGTATTACGGTCCATGCCCGGGGCTTGGTGCCGGCGGACCTCGTCGTGCTGCCGGACGGCCTCGGCCTGCCGGACCCGGGTGAGGTCGAGGTCATGCTGCTGTCCCGCGACGGGGCGGAAGGGCCGGCTCAGGCACTGGCGGACTTCGTGCGCGCGAAGCTGGGCACTGACTCGTGA
- a CDS encoding bile acid:sodium symporter family protein, which translates to MAKLRIDPFIAAILATVGIASLLPASGGTATGFGIASNIAVGLLFFLYGARLSSQEALDGLRHWRLHVTVLAATFVLFPLLGLATSVLSPSLLTSPLYTGVLFLCLLPSTVQSSIAFTSIAKGNVAAAICSASVSNLLGIVVTPLLVAVLLSSDGPGVSGSAVLNIVLQLLVPFIAGQLARRWIGAWIKQHSAPLKLVDRGSILLVVYTAFSEGMTEGIWHKLDIGPLLVLLGVCVVLLAVVLTVTGTGAKLLGFDRADRITILFCGSKKSLASGLPMATVLFGHAQVGLIVLPLMLFHQIQLIVCAALARRYAREAPADEPGQLVTA; encoded by the coding sequence ATGGCCAAGCTGCGGATCGACCCGTTCATCGCGGCCATCCTCGCCACCGTCGGCATCGCCTCGCTGCTGCCCGCCTCGGGCGGGACCGCGACCGGCTTCGGGATCGCGTCGAACATCGCCGTGGGACTGCTGTTCTTCCTCTACGGCGCGAGGCTCTCGAGCCAAGAGGCGCTCGACGGCCTCCGCCACTGGCGCCTGCACGTCACCGTCCTGGCCGCGACGTTCGTGCTCTTCCCGCTGCTCGGCCTCGCCACCTCCGTGCTCTCCCCCAGCCTGCTGACCAGCCCGCTCTACACCGGCGTGCTGTTCCTGTGCCTGTTGCCCTCGACCGTGCAGTCCTCGATCGCGTTCACCTCGATCGCGAAGGGCAACGTCGCCGCGGCCATCTGCAGCGCGTCGGTGTCGAACCTGCTCGGCATCGTGGTGACGCCGCTGCTGGTCGCGGTGCTGCTGTCGAGCGACGGCCCCGGGGTCAGCGGCTCGGCGGTGCTGAACATCGTGCTGCAGCTGCTGGTGCCGTTCATCGCCGGGCAGCTGGCGCGGCGCTGGATCGGCGCGTGGATCAAGCAGCACTCGGCGCCGCTGAAGCTGGTGGACCGCGGTTCGATCCTGCTGGTGGTCTACACCGCGTTCAGCGAGGGCATGACCGAGGGCATCTGGCACAAACTGGACATCGGCCCGTTGCTGGTGCTGCTCGGCGTCTGCGTGGTGCTGCTCGCCGTCGTGCTCACCGTGACCGGCACCGGCGCGAAGCTGCTCGGCTTCGACCGCGCCGACCGGATCACCATCCTGTTCTGCGGCTCGAAGAAGAGCCTGGCCAGCGGGCTGCCGATGGCCACCGTGCTGTTCGGGCACGCGCAGGTCGGCCTGATCGTGCTGCCGCTGATGCTGTTCCACCAGATCCAGCTGATCGTCTGCGCCGCGCTGGCCCGCCGGTACGCCCGGGAGGCCCCGGCCGACGAGCCAGGGCAGCTCGTCACGGCCTGA
- a CDS encoding MarR family winged helix-turn-helix transcriptional regulator has protein sequence MRADDAFLTRIATVSRRLKSETDRRLRAHGVHAGQQFVLGCLWERDGLTPGQIATRIGVEAPTVTRAVQRMTTSGLVRSDPDERDGRRVRVWLTRKGERLQGVVPAVSRQLQEDALCLLSPEERITLNDLLGRVDRALGG, from the coding sequence ATGCGAGCCGACGACGCGTTCCTCACCCGGATCGCGACCGTGTCGCGCCGGCTCAAAAGTGAGACCGATCGGCGCTTGCGGGCGCACGGCGTGCACGCCGGCCAGCAGTTCGTACTGGGCTGCCTGTGGGAGCGAGACGGCCTGACCCCAGGCCAAATCGCGACGCGCATCGGCGTGGAGGCACCGACGGTCACCCGCGCGGTCCAGCGGATGACGACAAGTGGCCTCGTGCGCAGTGATCCGGACGAGCGCGACGGCCGCCGGGTGCGCGTTTGGTTGACCCGTAAGGGCGAACGCCTGCAGGGCGTGGTCCCCGCGGTCAGCCGCCAGCTGCAGGAGGACGCGCTTTGCCTGCTGTCACCGGAGGAACGCATTACGCTGAACGACCTCCTCGGCCGCGTGGACCGGGCGCTCGGCGGCTGA
- a CDS encoding D-alanine--D-alanine ligase family protein: MTANRIRVAVLHGGRSGEHEVSLKSGRSVIDHLDPERYDVVPILITPDGQWASGDGEPGGLAHAIGLFEGVDVVFPALHGEFGEDGTVQSLLEMVGVPYVGNGVLAGAAGMDKEFTKKLLVADGLEVADGVVLRAGDETLTPEEIERLGFPMFVKPARTGSSLGISKVDAEEELAQAVKLAKDFDTKVLVEAAVPGREVDVAVLEHPDGRLEAGPALEIRIDGGHAFFDYEAKYADTTTIFDIPARLDDELREAVERQALAAFRSLGCRGLLRVDFFLRDGRTPVVNEVNTFPGFTAASQFPQMWAAAGVDFPELLDILVTTALARR, translated from the coding sequence TTGACCGCAAACCGGATCCGCGTCGCCGTGCTGCACGGCGGCCGCAGTGGCGAGCACGAAGTCTCGCTCAAGTCGGGCCGGTCCGTGATCGACCACCTCGACCCCGAGCGCTACGACGTCGTCCCGATCCTGATCACGCCGGACGGGCAGTGGGCGAGCGGCGACGGCGAGCCGGGCGGGCTCGCGCACGCCATCGGGCTGTTCGAGGGCGTCGACGTGGTCTTCCCCGCGCTGCACGGTGAATTCGGCGAAGACGGCACGGTGCAGTCGCTGCTGGAAATGGTCGGCGTGCCCTACGTCGGCAACGGCGTCCTCGCGGGCGCGGCGGGCATGGACAAGGAGTTCACCAAGAAGCTGCTCGTCGCCGACGGCCTGGAGGTCGCCGACGGTGTTGTCCTGCGCGCCGGGGACGAAACCCTGACCCCGGAAGAGATCGAGCGGCTCGGCTTCCCGATGTTCGTCAAGCCGGCCCGCACCGGCTCCAGCCTCGGAATCTCCAAAGTGGACGCGGAGGAGGAGCTGGCGCAGGCGGTCAAGCTGGCCAAGGACTTCGACACCAAGGTGCTCGTGGAGGCCGCGGTGCCCGGCCGCGAGGTCGACGTCGCCGTGCTGGAGCACCCGGACGGCCGCCTCGAAGCCGGCCCGGCGCTGGAGATCCGCATCGACGGCGGCCACGCGTTTTTCGACTACGAAGCCAAGTACGCCGACACCACCACGATCTTCGACATCCCCGCCCGGCTGGACGACGAGCTGCGCGAGGCCGTCGAACGGCAGGCGCTCGCCGCGTTCCGCTCGCTCGGCTGCCGCGGCCTGCTCCGCGTGGACTTCTTCCTGCGCGACGGCCGCACGCCGGTGGTCAACGAGGTCAACACCTTCCCCGGCTTCACCGCCGCCTCGCAGTTCCCGCAGATGTGGGCGGCCGCGGGTGTCGATTTCCCGGAGCTGCTGGACATCCTGGTGACGACCGCGCTGGCCCGGCGCTGA
- the alr gene encoding alanine racemase, protein MPGTRALTRTDRVSAVVDLDAVAANTRLIRETSGTPVMAVVKADGFGHGLLPVARAALEGGAAWLGVTTLDEALELRYAGLPAPVLSWLHLPDEDFATAIGEGVDLGVSTVEHLRSIVAATGDAPARVHLKIDTGLSRNGAVADSWGELVDEAWRYETAGAVHVRGVWSHLHTAEEPETVPEQVRRFELALARANRAGLRPTVRHLANSAAALTIPATRYDLVRAGIALYGVEPAHPGLRPAMTLRARAVQVKRVPAGTGVSYGHDHVTSRATTLVLVPLGFADGVPRLAGAHGAQVWFRGARHPVVGRIAMDQFVVDVGDTPAHVGDEIVLFGPGDEGEPTAVDWARWAGTNPHEILTGIGPRVPRHHHRSEGALP, encoded by the coding sequence ATGCCGGGCACCCGGGCACTCACCAGAACAGACCGCGTCTCGGCGGTCGTCGACCTGGACGCCGTGGCCGCCAACACGCGGCTGATCCGCGAGACATCGGGGACGCCGGTGATGGCCGTGGTCAAGGCGGACGGCTTCGGGCACGGGCTGCTGCCGGTCGCGCGGGCCGCGCTCGAGGGCGGGGCCGCCTGGCTCGGCGTGACGACCCTCGACGAGGCGCTGGAACTCCGGTACGCCGGGCTGCCGGCGCCGGTGCTCAGCTGGCTGCACCTGCCGGACGAGGACTTCGCGACGGCCATCGGCGAGGGCGTCGACCTGGGCGTCTCCACGGTCGAGCACCTGCGGTCGATCGTCGCCGCGACGGGGGACGCGCCCGCGCGCGTGCACCTCAAGATCGACACCGGCCTTTCGCGGAACGGGGCCGTCGCCGATTCGTGGGGCGAGCTCGTCGACGAGGCCTGGCGTTACGAGACCGCGGGCGCGGTGCACGTCCGCGGCGTCTGGTCGCACCTGCACACCGCCGAAGAACCCGAGACCGTGCCGGAACAGGTGCGCCGCTTCGAACTGGCGCTGGCACGGGCGAATCGCGCGGGTCTGCGCCCGACGGTGCGGCACCTGGCCAATTCCGCCGCCGCGCTGACCATCCCGGCCACGCGGTACGACCTGGTCCGCGCCGGCATCGCCCTGTACGGCGTCGAGCCCGCGCACCCCGGGCTGCGTCCGGCGATGACCCTGCGGGCGCGCGCGGTGCAGGTCAAGCGGGTGCCGGCCGGCACCGGCGTCTCCTACGGCCACGATCATGTCACCAGCCGGGCCACCACGCTGGTCCTGGTGCCGCTCGGGTTCGCCGACGGCGTCCCGCGCCTGGCCGGGGCGCACGGCGCGCAGGTGTGGTTCCGCGGCGCGCGGCACCCGGTCGTCGGGCGGATCGCGATGGACCAGTTCGTGGTGGACGTCGGCGACACGCCCGCGCACGTCGGCGACGAGATCGTCCTTTTCGGACCGGGCGACGAGGGTGAGCCCACGGCGGTCGACTGGGCGCGCTGGGCCGGCACCAACCCGCACGAGATCCTCACCGGCATCGGGCCACGGGTGCCGCGTCATCACCACCGCAGCGAAGGAGCTTTGCCTTGA
- a CDS encoding TetR/AcrR family transcriptional regulator, giving the protein MSPRRVPVSRRDRPAKALLSRESVVAAALRVMRQDGLERVTMRRLATELDTGPASLYVYVANMAELHGALLDELLDGLKLPGKTRPAEARTVLVDLLCDYTTLLMEYPSLARSVLALWPSGPNYLRLIDSILGLLLTAGFGHRQTAWGVDVLLQHATASAAEHGTRAESAEADGETYLLVTAIEEAPAADYPNIGLLRDELFSGTGGERLRWQFAALLEGIATAG; this is encoded by the coding sequence GTGAGTCCCCGTCGTGTTCCCGTCAGCCGCCGAGACCGGCCGGCGAAAGCGTTGCTGAGCCGCGAAAGCGTGGTGGCCGCGGCCTTGCGCGTGATGCGGCAGGACGGGCTGGAACGGGTCACCATGCGCCGCCTGGCGACCGAGCTGGACACCGGGCCGGCCTCGTTGTACGTGTACGTGGCCAACATGGCCGAGTTGCACGGCGCGTTGCTCGACGAGTTGCTGGACGGGCTGAAACTGCCGGGCAAGACGCGGCCGGCCGAGGCCCGCACGGTCCTGGTCGACCTGCTCTGCGACTACACGACCCTGCTGATGGAGTACCCCAGCCTCGCGCGGTCCGTGCTGGCGCTCTGGCCTTCGGGGCCGAACTACCTGCGGCTGATCGACAGCATTCTGGGCCTGCTGCTCACCGCCGGCTTCGGGCACCGACAAACGGCCTGGGGCGTCGACGTCCTGCTCCAGCACGCCACCGCGAGCGCGGCCGAGCACGGCACCCGCGCCGAATCCGCCGAGGCCGACGGCGAGACCTATTTGCTGGTCACGGCGATCGAGGAGGCCCCGGCGGCCGACTACCCGAACATCGGCCTGCTGCGGGACGAGCTGTTCTCCGGCACCGGCGGCGAACGGCTGCGCTGGCAGTTCGCCGCGCTGCTCGAAGGGATCGCGACAGCCGGGTAA